The Streptomonospora litoralis genome window below encodes:
- the bioD gene encoding dethiobiotin synthase, protein MLVVAGTGTGVGKTAVTAAVAAAHRGRTAVLKPAQTGAVPGEAGDADEVAHLVPGTAVCELARYPDPLAPATAARRVGRAGVRAADAADAARALARENDLVLVEGAGGLLVRLHAAGDTLADVAAELGAPVLLVVRAGLGTLNDTALAAEAVAARGLACAGTVIGNLGVRPDLAVRCNLADLPEVSGLPLLGALPEGAPACRPRAFAEVAQAALAPPLGGRWRAPRRPGRVPVPEPVVR, encoded by the coding sequence ATCCTCGTCGTCGCCGGGACGGGCACCGGTGTCGGCAAGACCGCGGTCACCGCCGCCGTCGCCGCTGCGCACCGCGGCCGCACCGCCGTCCTCAAACCCGCGCAGACCGGCGCGGTGCCCGGCGAGGCGGGCGACGCCGACGAGGTGGCGCACCTGGTCCCCGGCACCGCGGTGTGCGAACTCGCCCGCTATCCCGACCCGCTCGCACCGGCCACCGCCGCCCGGCGCGTCGGCCGCGCGGGGGTGCGCGCCGCCGACGCGGCCGACGCTGCGCGCGCCCTCGCCCGCGAGAACGACCTGGTGCTGGTGGAGGGCGCCGGCGGCCTGCTGGTGCGGTTGCACGCCGCCGGCGACACCCTCGCCGACGTCGCGGCCGAACTGGGCGCCCCGGTGCTGCTGGTGGTCCGCGCAGGGCTGGGCACGCTCAACGACACCGCCCTGGCCGCCGAAGCCGTCGCCGCGCGCGGCCTGGCCTGCGCGGGTACGGTGATCGGCAACCTGGGCGTCCGGCCCGACCTGGCGGTACGCTGCAACCTCGCCGATCTGCCGGAGGTGTCGGGCCTGCCGCTGCTGGGGGCCCTGCCCGAAGGGGCGCCGGCCTGCCGGCCGCGGGCGTTCGCCGAGGTCGCGCAGGCTGCCCTGGCGCCCCCGCTGGGCGGCCGGTGGCGCGCGCCGCGGCGACCCGGCCGTGTGCCGGTGCCGGAGCCTGTAGTTAGATGA
- a CDS encoding adenosylmethionine--8-amino-7-oxononanoate transaminase, whose product MNHRPSESLATTPHSDPDPAWTARVDREHLWHPYSAIGPADPPFVVVGASGTRLRLAAAEGGAEHEVVDAMSSWWSAIHGYAHPVLDEAVANQAGAFSHVMFGGLTHGPAARLARTLVELSPEPLRHVFLADSGSVSVEVALKMCLQYWRSAGRPAKRRVLTWRGGYHGDTFHAMSVCDPEGGMHALWGDVLPRQVFAEQPPPGFGAAPDPAYTAHLEALVAEHADELAAVIVEPVVQGAGGMRFHSPGYLAELRRITERHDVLLVFDEIATGFGRTGELFAADHAGVAPDVMCLGKALTGGYLTLAATLCTTRVAEGIARGEVPVLAHGPTFMGNPLACAVASASVGLLTTGDWRGRVDRIARELEAGLAPAREVPGVADVRVLGAIGVVQLDGPVDVRAATAAAMDAGVWLRPFRDMLYTMPPYICDSADTARITGAMVAAARACGPGEAAR is encoded by the coding sequence GTGAACCATCGGCCGAGCGAGTCTCTTGCGACGACTCCCCACTCCGACCCCGATCCGGCGTGGACGGCCCGCGTCGACCGCGAGCACCTGTGGCATCCCTACTCCGCGATCGGGCCCGCCGATCCGCCGTTCGTCGTCGTGGGCGCATCGGGCACGCGGCTGCGGCTGGCCGCGGCCGAAGGCGGCGCCGAGCACGAGGTCGTCGACGCCATGTCGTCGTGGTGGTCGGCGATCCACGGCTATGCCCACCCCGTGCTGGACGAGGCGGTGGCGAACCAGGCAGGCGCCTTCAGCCACGTCATGTTCGGCGGCCTCACCCACGGCCCCGCCGCCCGCCTCGCGCGAACCCTGGTCGAACTGTCCCCGGAGCCGCTGCGCCACGTCTTCCTCGCCGACTCGGGATCGGTGTCGGTGGAGGTGGCGCTGAAGATGTGCCTGCAGTACTGGCGCTCGGCCGGGCGCCCCGCCAAGCGGCGCGTCCTCACCTGGCGCGGCGGCTACCACGGCGACACCTTCCACGCCATGTCCGTGTGCGACCCCGAGGGCGGCATGCACGCGCTGTGGGGCGACGTGCTGCCCCGCCAGGTCTTCGCCGAGCAGCCGCCGCCCGGTTTCGGCGCCGCCCCCGACCCGGCCTACACCGCGCACCTGGAGGCGCTGGTGGCCGAGCACGCCGACGAGCTGGCCGCCGTCATCGTCGAACCCGTCGTGCAGGGCGCCGGCGGGATGCGCTTCCACAGCCCCGGCTACCTCGCCGAACTGCGCCGGATCACCGAACGGCACGACGTGCTGCTGGTCTTCGACGAGATCGCCACCGGCTTCGGCCGCACCGGTGAGCTGTTCGCCGCCGACCACGCCGGCGTCGCCCCCGACGTGATGTGCCTGGGCAAGGCGCTGACCGGCGGGTACCTGACGCTGGCGGCGACGCTGTGCACCACCCGGGTCGCCGAGGGCATCGCGCGCGGCGAGGTCCCGGTGCTGGCGCACGGCCCCACGTTCATGGGCAACCCCCTGGCCTGCGCGGTGGCCTCGGCCTCCGTCGGTCTGCTGACCACGGGCGACTGGCGGGGCCGCGTCGACCGCATCGCCCGGGAGCTGGAGGCGGGGCTGGCCCCGGCCCGGGAGGTGCCGGGGGTCGCCGATGTGCGGGTGCTCGGCGCGATCGGCGTCGTGCAGCTCGACGGCCCCGTGGACGTGCGCGCCGCCACCGCGGCCGCGATGGACGCCGGGGTGTGGCTGCGGCCGTTCCGCGACATGCTCTATACGATGCCGCCCTACATCTGCGACTCCGCCGACACCGCCCGTATCACCGGGGCGATGGTCGCCGCCGCCCGCGCGTGCGGGCCCGGGGAGGCCGCGCGGTGA
- a CDS encoding acetoacetate--CoA ligase: MPTAPPLLWKPDHDRRERANITPFTRWVREHRGVDAEDYDALWRWSVTDLDGFWSAIWEYYGVSAETPYERVLVDASMPGARWFTGSRLNYARHIFADRDDDAVAIRHASELRMMGEWTWGELRARTAAIAQGLRHLGVRPGDRVVAYLPNIAETVAAFYACASIGAVWSSCSPDFGVRSVVDRFAQIEPKVLLAVDGYRYGGKDFDRTDVVAELREQLPTVEHTVVLNYLRDVPVEGALAWEELESAGAGAELAFAEVPFDHPLWVLYSSGTTGLPKAIVHGHGGILLEQLKNLHLHLDAQDGDRVFWYTTTGWMMWNFLVSVLLTDASIVLYDGSPGYPDLGALWDLAERAQVTIFGTSAGFLSSCMKEDVHPSRGRDLSRLHAVGSTGAPLSPEGFEWCYRELGDGLWLFSTSGGTDICSCLVGGVPTLPVYEGEIQARSLGMAVAAWDPDGNELIGEVGELVVTQPAPSMPLYLWNDPDGERLHDSYFSVYSGVWRHGDWIEITERGTAVIYGRSDSTINRGGIRMGTSEIYRAVLALDEVTDALVVDVPQPEGGSRIELFVVVREDAALDDDLTSRLARRIREDCSPRHVPDAVRAIGEVPRTLSGKVLEVPVKRILMGEAAERVASRDSLANPQALDYFTRLAAEQPGGA; the protein is encoded by the coding sequence ATGCCGACAGCGCCGCCGCTGCTGTGGAAGCCGGATCACGACCGGCGCGAGCGTGCGAACATCACCCCCTTCACCCGGTGGGTGCGCGAGCACCGCGGAGTCGACGCCGAGGACTACGACGCGCTGTGGCGGTGGTCGGTCACCGATCTGGACGGATTCTGGTCGGCGATCTGGGAGTACTACGGCGTCAGCGCCGAAACCCCTTACGAGCGGGTGCTCGTCGACGCCTCCATGCCCGGCGCCCGGTGGTTCACCGGATCCCGGCTGAACTACGCCAGGCACATCTTCGCGGACCGCGACGACGACGCCGTGGCCATCCGCCACGCCTCCGAACTGCGCATGATGGGCGAGTGGACCTGGGGCGAGCTGCGCGCCCGCACCGCCGCGATCGCCCAAGGGCTGCGCCACCTCGGCGTCCGTCCCGGCGACCGCGTCGTGGCCTACCTGCCCAACATCGCCGAGACGGTGGCCGCCTTCTACGCCTGCGCCTCCATCGGCGCCGTATGGTCCTCCTGCTCGCCCGACTTCGGCGTGCGCAGCGTCGTCGACCGCTTCGCCCAGATCGAGCCCAAGGTGCTGCTGGCCGTCGACGGCTACCGCTACGGCGGCAAGGACTTCGACCGCACCGACGTCGTCGCCGAGCTGCGCGAGCAGCTGCCCACCGTCGAGCACACCGTGGTGCTGAACTACCTGCGCGACGTCCCCGTCGAAGGCGCCCTGGCCTGGGAGGAGCTGGAGTCGGCCGGCGCGGGCGCCGAGCTCGCCTTCGCCGAGGTCCCCTTCGACCATCCGCTGTGGGTGCTGTACTCCTCGGGCACCACCGGCCTGCCCAAGGCCATCGTGCACGGCCACGGCGGCATCCTGCTGGAGCAGCTGAAGAACCTGCACCTGCACCTGGACGCCCAGGACGGCGACCGCGTCTTCTGGTACACCACCACCGGCTGGATGATGTGGAACTTCCTGGTCAGCGTGCTGCTGACGGACGCCTCCATCGTCCTCTACGACGGCAGCCCCGGCTATCCCGACCTCGGCGCGCTGTGGGACCTCGCCGAGCGGGCGCAGGTCACCATCTTCGGAACCAGCGCCGGGTTCCTCTCCTCCTGCATGAAGGAGGACGTCCACCCGTCCCGCGGGCGCGACCTCTCCCGGCTGCACGCGGTCGGCTCCACCGGGGCGCCGCTCAGCCCGGAGGGGTTCGAATGGTGCTACCGCGAACTCGGCGACGGGCTGTGGCTGTTCTCCACCAGCGGCGGCACCGACATCTGCAGCTGCCTGGTCGGCGGCGTGCCCACACTGCCCGTCTACGAGGGCGAGATCCAGGCCCGGTCGCTGGGCATGGCCGTCGCCGCGTGGGATCCCGACGGCAACGAGCTGATCGGCGAGGTGGGCGAGCTCGTCGTCACCCAGCCGGCGCCGTCGATGCCGCTCTACCTCTGGAACGACCCCGACGGTGAGCGGCTGCACGACAGCTACTTCTCCGTCTATTCCGGCGTGTGGCGCCACGGCGACTGGATCGAGATCACCGAGCGCGGCACGGCGGTGATCTACGGGCGCTCCGACTCCACCATCAACCGCGGCGGAATCCGCATGGGCACCAGCGAGATCTACCGGGCCGTGCTGGCACTCGACGAGGTCACCGACGCCCTGGTGGTCGACGTGCCCCAGCCCGAGGGCGGCTCGCGCATCGAGCTGTTCGTGGTGGTGCGCGAAGACGCGGCGTTGGACGACGACCTCACCTCGCGTTTGGCGCGGCGCATCCGCGAGGACTGCTCGCCGCGGCACGTACCCGACGCGGTCCGCGCGATCGGCGAGGTGCCGCGCACGCTCTCCGGCAAGGTGCTGGAGGTCCCGGTCAAACGCATCCTGAT